The DNA region TGGTAACTGACGTGCTCTTCTGGACGTCGTAGGACTCACTGGTGGAAATCTGGCTTGCGCTAGACCAAACAATGCAGCTGTATGGCCCTCATGCCTTGGGGCATAAGTTTAGCGCTAAATGAGGTCAAGAAGACACGTCCTCTCATTGTGCAGAATTGCACAAGTAGGTGGGGTGTGATTCTGCTTTTGGGATGTTGCCATCACCCATCGAGGATAAGGGGTTCGGTGTGACTGGCCAAGAGATGTCTCCTTGGCTTCAGGGATAGAAGCCTGTGGGGTTTTATTTGTGATGTAAGGACCAGTATTCTTCTGGTGCTGTGTGTGATTAGTATAATAACTGTTGCAGCGCATGGCTCAATCTGGGGGTTTCACTTTCCTAATCACTTGGGAAAGGGACAGTTTATTGGAAGCTCTCTGGCTGGGTTCGGACTCAAGAAACTTTATTTTCCAAAACACTTTTTGTGAAGGTGTTGAAAACAGTTTCATCCTGTCTATGCAAGCAGTTAAATTGTTGTCAGCATCAGTCCAAGGAAACCAATAGTTAACTGACCTAAGGCTGAAAATAGCTGTCCCGTGGCATAGTAGGGCTCCAGCTTGTTGGAAAATGTGTGAACCAAAACTTGACAGTGCTCAGGAGTGCTGTTAGTCCACAGCTAACAGGCTTCAGTAGACAAGCTGTCCAGAGCTCTCCTCTGTCTTACAAGGCTCATAAATTGCTGTGAGTTAAGCTTGTGTTACAGAGGTTGGTTGGGAATGGCATATGCCTGGCTTCCATTCAGTCTACATTTGAGTAAAGGAGGAGTAAAATTGTCTGTTCTCAAATGAGCTGTTGTCCTTTTGCTGTGCCAGAGGAGAACGGAGGCCTTCCTCGGGGCTAGGGGTGTCACCTGCAAGGCTGTTACAAAGCAGTTGGAAGTAGGGGGGTGCCATTCACTTTCTGTTGTTGAGCTCCAAGAACAGTGGCAGTGAAAATGGCACTGGCTGGCTGGCCAAATCCTGGGAGCCAGGTGCCTTTTTCAGCATGTTTGGTCTCTGGCTGGTCAGTCCTTTGTTTGTTCCTGGTTTGAAGCTGCGCCATGTTTAAACAAAGCGAAAGCAGTAAGTCTTTCTTCCAGGCCACAGGATTATCTGAGTTGGGGAAAATCCAGCCTTGGCATTTAGCCCCTAACGTGCTATCCTCTGTGTGTAAACAGATGGGCAGATCCAGGATAATAGCACTACTGAGTCAGAAATTCATATTGTTTAacatcttcccccctccccactggtcGGTTTGAAGCTCAGGTGCTGATGAGTGAGAAGTGAAAGTCTCCTACTCTCTAGTTTCTGATCTATGCCAGGGGTACAGTCCAGCATTGTTCTCATCAGCGTGGAAGAGTTTTGACAAGTTTGCAATATGGGCCCCCATCTCTTATTACGGAATGGCTGTTTCTGTGTCTCCCTCAAGATTACAGTGGAACAAACCAGATTCCTTTGCTTTATTTAAAGATTAAATGTTGCGGTGTTAATTTAAGTGGCTAGGTCTTTTTCTGGTTTACCTGACACCTTTCGCacatttgtgcatttaaaaaaaattctgcttgtgTTACTCTCTTGTCTAACATGTCAGTGGACCAGAGACCAACAGTACCTATATGTATGCAGCCAAAATTACATCTCTTTATAATCAAAATATAAGGGAGACTAGAGTGCAAGCCTGTCGGAGGTGTCGAGTGAACCTCTGTTAGGTCATTTCCCGCAAGGTCTTTGAAGCTTCATTTCCCTTTCCTTCTTCACAGTGTACTAATGGTCACTTGATGTGCGCTGGCTGTTTTATCCACCTACTAGCAGATGCCCGGCTGAAGGAGGAACAGGCTACGTGCCCCAATTGCCGTTGTGAGATCAGTAAGAGCCTATGCTGTCGAAACCTGGCTGTGGAAAAAGCAGTGAGTGAACTGCCATCAGAATGTGGCTTCTGCATGCGGCAATTTCCTCGCTCCCTTCTGGAGAGACACCAGAAAGAAGAGTGCCAGGACAGGTAAACAGTCTCACCTTCCATTCAGTGAGGCACGAGATGCTTTCATAACCCCTGCAAGGGCAACCCATCTTAGCTCATTGCAGCTTCTCCGCTGGGTTGGGTGTTAGTGGCTGCTCACCAGACAGCATTGTCTGAAGCAGAGCAAGAGAGTGTGGTTTAAAATACCTGGCTTAGTTGGAGTGTGGATTTTTTATGGTGCTTCTGAACTGTGATTCCGAACACTAGCAAACAAGACTAACCTGCCGTGAGTGTTTCTGACAGAAATGTTAGCATTGGTGGCAGCAAGTTCAGCTAATGGGTTTGGCAGACTTGCCTCATTCCACACTACAGAAACTTGAGTCCCACTTCAAGAATACGGGGCATCAAGTGAACCTTCATGTAACCAGTCATGACAGTTCTCTACCTTCTCCTGACCTTCCAGAGACACTAGCGTGGGCAGATTCAGAACACCTCTACTAAATGGTTGGATTGCCCTTCCATAATATTTAAAGGGAACTGAATGACgaatgtaaaagcagcacaaggcaggaggagggacCCACATGGTCATTGGTCTTCTGCTGGAAAACAGCCTTCCAAAGCTTGTAAAACAGCAAGAACTGCATTTTCCTGATAAATCATCACTGCTGTAGGTCAGGCCAAAAGGTAGCTGAACTGTTCCTTGCTTACAGCTGAGGCTGTTTTGAGATTTCTCGCTCGCTTCCCAGTTCAGTGGAGGGCATCTCCCCTGGGTGTGTggcaaggtggggagggggatttcTTTGCCACAAAGAATGGTGTTTACTCCAGTCTTACAGACCATCTTCCTTAAGGACATGGTGGGCTAAACACACTGAATGTAGGTAACCCTGAACTGACAGATGTTATAAAACCCCAGGGAGGACAGAAGAATGGAGAGAAAGCGAGTAGGAACATGGGCAGCAAGTGTAATGAGATTCCATTTGTGAAAAATACATCAGAACAATAATACCCCAACAGTGAGATGTGGTAGGCTGCAAAATAGTCTTCAAAAGAGATGCTGTGGGAGCTCTATCACTGAGGCATCTGAAACAAGGAAATGGAGTGCGTTGGCCCcatgatgtggggctccctcttTTCATGTTCGTTGTTTGTAAGGTGCAGGTCATGCTAGGTGAAACAAGAAAGTGAAGCTTGTGACTGGCTTGGCCGCAAGTTGCTTTACTTCCCTAGAGTTGTAAAGCGGCACTGAGACCACAGAGATTTGCCCCTGATTCCTTTCTGTTGCTCCTGTCTCGCAGCCTTCCCAGCAGCATACGGGCAGAGGCAGCGCATCGTCCTAGCCTGTTgcatgctccctccctccctcccttatcTTGTGTAGTTCTGAGAAGCCAAAAGCCTGCGGGATGCTTCTCTCAGGCAGAGTCCCTAACACAGAGAGCACTGGCTAGCCTGCAGCATGTCAGCTGGGGCAGAAGCTCCGGTTACCCAGCGCTGTTGGGAATTCAGACTTACTGTCCTGCCTGTCCACATGAGCGCTTCAGCTGTACTATCTAGTACTGCAATCTAGTGAAATCTAATAAACCAGCCAGGGTTGAGTGTCAGGATTTGGCTGGGAGGCCCCTGGCAGGAAGCCACATGCGTGCCCTCTCCATTTCAAATTCAGTCTGAAAGGCACCTCCCGTCACTTCAGTTGTACGATCTGTACTTTACACGAGTGCTTTTAAAAGGGAGTGTTGCTGGTATGGGATAGCTGCTGCTTTACTACTCCCCAGAGGGTGccgcatttcagtggtgggtgaagagATCCCTGCAAACAGTCCTTAGAGTTCTTTGGCATCTCATAAAATGACAGGTGCTCAGTAAATCTTGGTGAAGatttatactgcagtagcacccagaggcccccctgagtcaggtgctgtacaagtgACACACTAAGCTGCCACCCCAGATTAGGGTTACTAACACCATTGCTGGGACCAGCTGGTTAGTTGGAGCATTAATGACTGCAGCCAAACATGCTGGCTTGGAACAGTCTAGGCCTCTTTGGCACGGATGACGGTTCTGGGATGCCGAGGCCCAGAGGTAGCCAGTGATGTCGTTACTGTTCCACCAGGTTGGGCGGGTTTTGCTTTCGGAGGCTGTATTCTGATCAGACAATAAATCATCTCATTTCTGGAGTGTCATTTGCCGTTTGTGCATCTCATTCCGTGGTGCAAGTACTACTGTTTGTACTCTCTTTGTAACAGGGTGACTCAGTGCAGGTACAAGCGGATTGGGTGCCCATGGCAGGGTCCATACCATGAGCTGACAGTTCATGAGGCGGAGTGCACTCACCCCACAAAGACTGGGAATGAACTGATGGAGATTCTGGATGAAATGGACCAAACCCATAAAAAAGAAATGCAGCTGTATAACAGCATCTTCAGCCTGCTCAGCTTTGAGAAGATTGGCTATACAGGTAATCACTCAGCCAGGGCAAACACAGCCTCCTCCCAATATTTTCAATGTCTTGCTTTTGGCAGTCATGTTATTTACGTACTGATGAAGCCTGTTTTTCTTATGTAATGCACAGTGCCGGTCTGTAGATCAGAAGAGCCTGGGCTTTGCTGAGCAAACAGTAGCTGCAGTGCATCTGTCCCAGTAGTGCTCTCCAAGAAACCTT from Chelonoidis abingdonii isolate Lonesome George chromosome 2, CheloAbing_2.0, whole genome shotgun sequence includes:
- the ZFTRAF1 gene encoding zinc finger TRAF-type-containing protein 1 isoform X3 gives rise to the protein MESQCTNGHLMCAGCFIHLLADARLKEEQATCPNCRCEISKSLCCRNLAVEKAVSELPSECGFCMRQFPRSLLERHQKEECQDRVTQCRYKRIGCPWQGPYHELTVHEAECTHPTKTGNELMEILDEMDQTHKKEMQLYNSIFSLLSFEKIGYTGIASCAFLILLETEEYVTLYEMHPKGHCTCSYAVSFHGLYTKDFTETMCLFKSDRFDKVCVLAKSLLD
- the ZFTRAF1 gene encoding zinc finger TRAF-type-containing protein 1 isoform X1, with translation MESQCTNGHLMCAGCFIHLLADARLKEEQATCPNCRCEISKSLCCRNLAVEKAVSELPSECGFCMRQFPRSLLERHQKEECQDRVTQCRYKRIGCPWQGPYHELTVHEAECTHPTKTGNELMEILDEMDQTHKKEMQLYNSIFSLLSFEKIGYTEVQFRPYRTDDFITRLYYETPRFTVLNQTWVLKARVNDSERNPNLSCKRTLSFQLILKSKISSPMECSFLLLKGPYDDVKINPVIYHFIFTNENNETEYVPLPIIDSVECNKLLAAKNINLRLFIFQIQK
- the ZFTRAF1 gene encoding zinc finger TRAF-type-containing protein 1 isoform X2; protein product: MCAGCFIHLLADARLKEEQATCPNCRCEISKSLCCRNLAVEKAVSELPSECGFCMRQFPRSLLERHQKEECQDRVTQCRYKRIGCPWQGPYHELTVHEAECTHPTKTGNELMEILDEMDQTHKKEMQLYNSIFSLLSFEKIGYTEVQFRPYRTDDFITRLYYETPRFTVLNQTWVLKARVNDSERNPNLSCKRTLSFQLILKSKISSPMECSFLLLKGPYDDVKINPVIYHFIFTNENNETEYVPLPIIDSVECNKLLAAKNINLRLFIFQIQK